The segment ATCAGCATGGCGCGCTTGGCGCCCACTTCCACGCGCAGCTGGCGGATGGCTTCGAGGAAGGGCTGGGACTCGATGTCGCCGACGGTGCCGCCAATTTCCACCAGGGCCACGTCCGCACCTGCGGCGCCCTTGATGATGCGGTGCTTGATCTCGTCGGTGATGTGCGGGATGACCTGGATGGTGGCGCCCAGGTAGTCACCACGGCGCTCCTTGCGCAGCACATCGGCATAGACGCGGCCGGTGGTGAAGTTGTTGTTCTGGGTCATGGTGGTGCGCACGAAGCGCTCGTAGTGGCCCAGGTCGAGGTCGGTCTCGGCGCCGTCCTCGGTCACGAAGACCTCACCGTGCTGGAAGGGGCTCATGGTGCCGGGATCCACGTTGATGTACGGATCCAGTTTGAGCATGGTGACCTTCAGTCCCCGCGCTTCCAGAATGGCGGCCAAGGATGCCGAGGCGATGCCTTTCCCCAAAGAAGAAACAACACCGCCCGTGACGAAGATGTAGCGCGTCATGAAAAACCCTAGAAGTCTGCGTTTAGGCGGAAAGCCGCCGGGGAAAGCGATGAAGGGCTATGGCCTTCAACCATGGAGCGCCGCTGGGGCGCTACTGCAAAAGCAACAACCGCCGATTCCGAAGGAATCAGCGGAAGCTATGTAAGACGGGAGCGTAGTCTACCGGAAAGACCCTACCAGCTCAAACCTTGGTCATTCGTCGGTGGCGTCCAGCGCAGCCGCCAGTTGCCCGCAGGCGGGCCATCCAGGCCGGGAAGATTGGCGATGGCCTGTAGATCGCCGTCCGCCAGCAGCAGCGGCAATCGGCCGCGGACAAAAGCTGGCACGCGGGACTCATTGAGCAGCCGTTTGAGATCACGACGCCCGCGCCCTGCGACGGTAAGCATTTCACCCCCCTGGCGATAACGGACTTCGAGCATTCCGGCAGGTGGCGTCCCGTGGATTTCAAGCCGGCCGTTGCCGGGCAGTTCGAGCGGTCGTCCGGGATCGGGCCAGGTGAGATTCGAAACCGGCGCGGCGAGCCAATCACCGGACAACCACCACAACCGTCCGTCGGCGCGCTGCAGCTCGCCCCTGGCCAGACGCCAGACCGGCCTGGCATCAACTGCCGCATCCCGCAGGTCTTCCCACCCGGCCCAATGGTCGCTGTCAGGCAGTGACGTCAGCGGCGCCAGCCAGAAACGCAGTGCATTGCGCTGCCGGGCAGGCGAGAGGGACGCGAGCGATTGAACCTCCAGGGACGGCAGCATCAACCAGGGAAATTCGCTGATGCCAGATGCCCTGTCGAGATCGGCCCGCGCCAGTTCGCCCAGCAGGCTCTCCGCCTCGGCCATGTGCTCGGCGCTGCGCGCGAGGCATTCTACGGCCTTGGGCCAGCGCGCCTGCAATACCGGGAAGACGTCGTGACGGAGAAAGTTCCGAGCGAGCGAGGTGTCGGCATTGCTCGGATCCTCCACCCAGGCAAGGCCTTCTGTGCGAGCGAACGCCTCCAGTTCCGCACGGGAGAACTGCAGGAATGGCCTGGCCAGGAGCCCCGCCCCCAGAGCACGGCTTTCCGGCATGCCCGCCAGACCGCGCACGCCCGCCCCGCGTAACAGGCGGAAGAGCAGCGTTTCCGCCTGGTCGTCACGATGCTGGGCGCTCAGCAGCACGTCGCCCACTCCCAACTGACGGCTGAAGGCGGCGTACCGAGCTTCCCGGGCAGCCCTTTCCAGGCTGGGGCCGGAGTCGACCTTCACCCGCAGCAGCTTGAGTGGTACGCCCAGCTCGTCGCAAACCCGCCGGCAATGCTCAGGCCAGGCATCAGCCGCAGGTTGCAGGCCGTGATGGATATGGATGGCGGAAATCGGCGGAAGGGCTTCGCGACGGGCGAGACGCACCAGAAGATGAAGCAATACAGTCGAGTCGAGCCCGCCGGAGTAGGCGACGTGCCAGGCCGGCGCAGGGCGCCAGGGAGCCAGAGCGGTCAGAAGGCGGGACTCGAGGAACATGGTGCGGCTCAAAAAAAATCGGGCCCCAAGCATAAAGCCGGGGCCCGATCTTTACAGCCTCTGGCGGGATCAGGCTACGCCGTAGCTCATCAGACGGTCATAACGACGCGCCAGCAGATCCTCATTGTTGAGCTTCTGCAGGGTCTTCAGCTGCTCGGAGAGCTCCTTGCGGATCGACTCGGCGGCAGCAGCCGGATCACGGTGGGCGCCACCCAGGGGCTCGGCGATCACCTTGTCGACGATACCCAGGCCCTTCAGGCGCTCGGCGGTGATGCCCATGGCTTCAGCGGCATCCGGCGCCTTCTCGGCGGTTTTCCACAGGATCGAGGCGCAACCTTCCGGGGAAATCACCGAGTAGGTGGAGTACTGCAGCATGTTCAGGCGGTCGCAAACGCCAATGGCCAGCGCGCCACCAGAACCGCCTTCACCGATCACGGTTGCGATAATCGGGGTCTTCAGGCGAGCCATGACACGCAGGTTCCAGGCGATGGCCTCGCTCTGGCCACGTTCCTCGGCATCGATGCCCGGATAAGCACCGGGGGTGTCGATGAAGGTGAGGATCGGCATCTTGAAGCGTTCGGCCATTTCCATCAGGCGGCAGGCCTTACGGTAGCCCTCGGGGCGCGGCATGCCGAAGTTGCGGCGGACCTTCTCGCGTACGTCACGGCCTTTCTGGTGGCCGATGACCATTACCGGCTGGTCGTTCAGGCGAGCAATGCCGCCGACGATGGCCGCGTCATCGGAGAAGTGACGGTCACCGTGCAGTTCGTCGAACTCGGTGAAGATGTGCTCGATGTAATCGAGGGTGTAGGGCCGGCGCGGGTGGCGTGCCAGCTGGGCAATCTGCCAGCTGGTCAGGTTACCGAAGATGCTCTCGGTGAGCGCGCTGCTCTTTTCCTGCAGGCGAGAGATCTCGTCAGTGATGTTCAGGGCGTTGTCGTTACCGACCAGACGCAGCTCCTCGATCTTGGCTTGCAGATCGGCGATGGGCTGTTCGAAATCCAGAAAGTTCGGGTTCATAGGCTTCCGTCGTGCGCTTGGGGCCAGGCGGCTGGTTCCATTTGGCGCCCTACCTTAAGGGATCGGGCGCGTTCGGGTCGAGATCAAATCGAAATCGGGCCGTTGCGGGCGTGCCATCACGCTCGCATCAGCGGTAGTGCAGGAAGACGTTGTCGCGCCCGAACTGGTCACGCAATGCCTGAATCAAAGCGTCGGCCGGTGCGATTCGCCAGTCATCGCCGAACTGCAGCAGGGCCTTCGCGTCATTGCCGCTGTAGTCCAGGGTCAGGGGGCAGGAACCGCGATGGCGACCGCACAACTCCGCCAGCCAGCGCAGGCGATCGCCCTGCAGGGCACTGAAGTCCACCTTCATGCGCAGGCTTTCCGCCAGGCCGGTACGGGCTTCCTCCAGGCTCAGCACACGCTTGGCGCGCAGGCGCAGGCCGCCGGAGAAATCGTCGTGGCTCACCTCCCCTTCCACCACCACCATGGCGTCGGTCTGCAGCAGGCCACTGGCCGCGTTGAAGGCATCGGCGAAAAGCGAAGCCTCGATACGGCCGGAACGGTCGTCGAGGGTGATGAAGCCCATCTTGTCGCCCTTCTTGTTCTTCATCACCCGCAGGTTGACGATCAGGCCGGCGATGATCTGGGTGTCCCGCGCCGGCTTCAGCTCGACGATGCGCTGGCGGGCGAAGCGACGGACCTCGCCCTCGTATTCATCGATCGGGTGACCGGTGAGGTAGAGGCCCAGGGTGTCCTTCTCGCCCTTCAGACGTTCCTTCAGGGACATTTCCTTGGCCCGGCGATGATTGGCGTAGACATCCGCCTCCGGCTCGGCGAACAGGCCGCCGAAGAGGTCCATATGGCCGCTGTCATGGCTGCGGGCAGTCTGCTCTGCGGCCTGGATGGCTTCTTCCATGGCGGCCAGCAGCACTGCGCGGTTGGTGTCGATACCCGCCTGGTAGGCCTTGGGTTCGTTGCTGAAGAACGGACCCAGTCGATCCAGCGCACCGCAGCGAATCAGGGCTTCCAGGGTGCGTTTGTTGATGCGCTTGAGGTCGACGCGGTTGCAGAAGTCGAACAGATCCTTGAAGGGGCCACCTTCGGCACGGCACTCGGTGATGGCTTCCACCGGCCCTTCACCCACGCCTTTGATGGCGCCCAGGCCGTAGACGATCTGGCCGTCGTCATCCACGGTGAAGCGGTACTCGGAGTTGTTCACGTCCGGCGCGACGATGCGCAGCTTCATGTGCCGGCATTCTTCGATCAGCGTCACCACCTTGTCGGTGTTGTGCATATCCGCGGTGAGTACCGCGGCCATGAAGGGCGCCGGGAAGTGCGCCTTGAGCCAGGCGGTCTGGTAGGAAACCCAGCCGTAGGCGGCCGAGTGGGATTTGTTGAAGCCGTAGCCGGCGAACTTCTCCACCAGGTCGAAGATGTTGCCCGAGAGGTTGGGGTCGATGCCGTTGCGGGAACAACCTTCGATGAAGCCGCCGCGCTGCTTGGCCATTTCTTCGGGCTTCTTCTTGCCCATGGCGCGGCGCAGCATGTCGGCGCCGCCGAGGGTGTAGCCAGCCATTACCTGGGCGATCTGCATCACCTGTTCCTGATACAGGATGATGCCGTAGGTGGGCTTGAGCACGGGCTCGAGGCCGGCGTACTGGTAGTCCGGGTGCGGGTAGGAAAGCTCCGCGCGACCGTGTTTGCGGTTGATGAAGTCGTCCACCATGCCCGACTGCAGCGGCCCCGGGCGGAACAGCGCCACCAGAGCGATCATGTCTTCCAGGCAGTCCGGCTTGAGCTTCTTGATCAGCTCCTTCATGCCGCGGGATTCGAGCTGGAAGACCGCGGTGGTCTCCGCCTTCTGCAGCATGTCGTAGGTTTTCTTGTCATCCAGGGGGATGCGGTCGATGTCCACCAGCGGCAGGCCCTGCTTCTCCTGCTCGCGGTTGATCATCTCCATGGCCCATTTGATGATCGTCAGGGTACGCAGGCCGAGGAAGTCGAACTTCACCAGGCCGGCGGCCTCCACGTCGTCCTTGTCGAACTGGGTCACCAGGCCGGCACCCTCTTCGTCACAGGCGATCGGCGAGAAGTCGGTCAGCTTGGTCGGGGCGATCACCACGCCACCGGCGTGCTTGCCGGTACCCCGGGTGATGCCTTCCAGCTTCAGGGCCATGTCCCAGATTTCCTGGGCTTCCTCGTCAGTCTTGAGGAAGTCGCGCAGCACTTCTTCCTGGTTGTAGGCCGCCTCCAGGGTCATGCCGACTTCGAAGGGGATCATCTTCGACAGACGATCGGCCAGACCGTAGGACTTGCCCTGCACCCGGGCCACGTCGCGCACCACCGCCTTGGCCGCCATGGAGCCGAAGGTGATGATCTGGCTCACCGCGTTGCGCCCGTACTTGTCGGCCACGTAGTCGATCACCCGGTCGCGGCCATCCATGCAGAAGTCGACGTCGAAGTCGGGCATGGAAACGCGTTCGGGGTTGAGGAATCGCTCGAACAGCAGGTCGTAGGCCAGCGGGTCGAGGTCGGTGATCTTCAGCACGTAGGCCACCAGCGAACCGGCACCCGAGCCCCGCCCCGGTCCCACCGGCACGCCATTGTTCTTGGCCCACTGGATGAAGTCCGCAACGATCAGGAAGTAACCGGGGAAGCCCATCTGGATGATGGTGCCCAGCTCGAACTCCAGGCGGTCGATGTAGGCCTGTCGCTTCTCTTCGTAATCAGGTGTGGTGTCCTTCGGCAGGAGCACGGCCAGCCGCTCTTCCAGTCCTTCGAAGGAGGCATGACGCAGGTAGTCGTCGATGCTCATGCCATTGGGCGTGGGGAAGTCGGGCAGGAAGTGCTTGCCCAGTTGGACCTCGATATTGCAACGCTTGGCGATCTCGACGGTGTTTTCCAGGGCCTCGGGGATATCGGCGAACAGCTCGGCCATTTCCGCCGGAGACTTGAGGTACTGCTGGTCGGAGAAGTTGCGCGGGCGGCGCGGGTCATCCAGGACCCGGCCCTCGCCGATGCACACGCGGGTCTCGTGGGCCTCGAAGTCATCGGGCTTGATGAAGCGCACGTCGTTGGTGGCCACCAGCGGTGCGCCGCAACGGTCGGCCAGGGCGACGGCCGCATGGACGTGCTCCTCGTCGTTGACTCGCGCGGTACGCTGCAGCTCCAGGTAGAAACGATCGGGGAACACGGCCTGCCACTCGGCCAGCAGCGCTTCGGCGCCGACCTGGTCACCGCTGAGCAGCGCCATGCCGATCTCCCCTTCCTTCGCGCCGGACAGGGCGATCAGGCCTTCGGCAGCCTCTTTCACCCAGTCGCGCTGGATGATCACCAGGCCATTGCTCTGGCCTTCGGACCAGCCGCGGGAAACCAGTTCGGTGAGATTGCGATAACCCTTTGCATTCATCACCAGGAGGGTCATGCGGCTCAAGGGGCCGTCCTCGACAGGACTGTCGAGCCAGATATCGGCGCCACAAATGGGCTTGATGCCGCCGCCCATGGCGGTCTTGTAGAACTTCACCAGCGAGCACATGTTGCTCTGGTCGGTGATCGCCACCGCCGGCATGCCCGCTCCCGCCACGGCCTTGACCAGTGGCTTGACCCGCACCAGGCCGTCTACCAGGGAGTATTCGGAATGCAGACGCAGATGGACGAAGGAAGCGGTCATGGAAGTCCTATGCAAAACGCGAAAACGACAAGGCCCGGATTGTACCGGGCCCTCGGACAAAGCTACAGGCTTGGGGCAAGGTCGCGGGCAGGAGCGACAAAGGGCCTTAGCGACCGCCCTCGACCAGTTCTCGCACCGGGCCGAAGGAGCGACGGTGAATGGGGGTCGGCCCCAGGCGGCGCAGGGCCTCCAGATGGACAGCGGTGGGATAGCCCTTGTGCCCGGCGATGCCATAGCCTGGGTAGATCGCATCCAGCTCGGCCATTTCCCGATCGCGGCTGACCTTGGCCAGGATGGAAGCCGCGGCGATGGCCGGCACCTGGCTATCGCCCTTGACCACCGGCGCGCTGGGCACCTTGAGCCTGGGGCAGCGGTTGCCGTCGATCAGCGCCAGCTTCGGCGTCACGCTGAGCCCTTCCACCGCACGCTGCATCGCCAGCATGGTGGCGTGCAGGATGTTCAGCTGGTCGATTTCTTCCACCTCGGCACGAGCGATGCACCAGGCGAGCGCCTTCTCGCGAATTTCATCGAACAGCGCATCGCGGCGCGCTTCGGAGAGTTTCTTCGAATCGTTCAGGCCAAGGATCGGCCGCGACGGATCGAGGATCACTGCGGCGGTCACCACTGGACCGCAGAGCGGGCCGCGGCCGACTTCGTCGACGCCGGCCACCAGTTCTTCCACCAGACTGAAATCCAGACCGAGCTGCATCAGGACACTCCGATCAATTGCAGGATGGCATCCGCCGCCTGGCGCGACGCGTCCTGGCGCAGGGAGCGGTGAATGACATCGAAGCCGTGAGTCTGCACCTCGCCATCATCCAGTAGCGGAGAGACGGTTTGTGCCAGGGCTTCCGGGGTCGCGGCGTCCTGCAGCAACTCGGGCACTAGCAGGCGCTGGGCCAACAGGTTGGGCAGGGATACGTAGGGGCTCTTCACCAGACGCTTGAGGATTCGATAGGTGAGCGGCGCCACCTTGTAGGCCACCACCATCGGGCGCTTGTAAAGGAGCGCTTCCAGCGTGGCGGTGCCGGACGCGATCAGCACCGCGTCGCAGGCTGCCAGTGCTTCGTGTGAGCGCCCATCCAGCAGTTTCAGGGGAAGGTCGCGGCCGGCCACCATCGCCTCGACCTGTTCACGCCGCTCCGGGCTCGCGCAAGGCAGGACGAAACGGATGCCCGGCCGGATCGAGCGCAGGCGCTCGGCGGCATCGAGGAACAAGGCTCCGAGCTTGCCGACTTCGCCACCCCGGCTTCCGGGCAGCAGCGCGACCACGGGAGAATCTTCCGGCAGGTCCAGTTGCCCTCGCGCCAGCGCGCGATCCGCTTCGAGCGGAATGGCATCGGCCAGCGGATGGCCAACGAAACGCACCGGCACGCCGTGCTCTTCATAGAAGCGCGCCTCGAAGGGGAATAGCGTGAGCATCAGGTCGCAGCCTTCACGGATCTTCAGCACGCGCTTCTGCCGCCAGGCCCAGACCGACGGGCTGACGTAATGCACGGTCTTGATCCCGGCCCGGCGCAACTTGAGTTCAACCCCGAGGTTGAAGTCCGGCGCGTCGATGCCGATGAAGACGTCGGGACGCTCGTCGATCAGGGTCCTGATCAGCCGCTTGCGCCGCTGCAGCAGCTCTGGGAGGCGACCGAGCACCTCCACCAGGCCCATGACCGCCAGGCGTTCCATGGGGAAATAGGATTCCAGCCCTTCAGCCTGCATGCGCGGGCCGCCAACGCCGATGAACTGGGCGTCGGGATGGCGCGCCTTGAGCGCCTGCATCAGGGTGGAGCCGAGGATATCGCCGGACGCCTCGCCGGCAACCAGCGCGATGCGCAAGGGACGATTCATGGTCTCAGCGGGTGATGCCGCGGGTCGAGGACTGGATGGAGTCGCGGAAAACGGCAACTTCCGGGAACTGAGCAGCGGATTCGGCCAGCTCGGCCAGCGCCTGCTCCACGGTCAGCCCCTGGCGATAGACCACCTTGTAGGCACGACGCAGGGCCGCGATGGCCTCCGCACTGAAACCGCGGCGGCGCATGCCCTCGAAGTTCATGCTGCGGGCCTCGGCCGGGTTGCCGAAGACGGTGACGTAGGCCGGAACGTCCTTGCCGATGGCGGTTCCCATGCCGGAGAAGCTGTGGGCACCGATACGGCAGAACTGGTGGACCAGGGTATAGCCGGAGAGGATCGCCCAGTCGTCCACATGCACGTGGCCGGCCAGTGCGGTGTTGTTCACCAGGATGCAATTATTGGCAATGACACTGTCATGGCCGACATGCACATAGGCCATCAGCAGATTGTGGTCGCCAATGGTGGTTTCAGAGCGGTCTTGCACAGTGCCACGGTGGATGGTCACGCCTTCGCGGATCACATTGTGGTCACCGATCACCAGGCGGGTGGGTTCACCCTTGTACTTCAGGTCGGGCGTGTCTTCGCCCACCGAAGAAAACTGGTAGATGCGATTGTGCTTGCCAATGCGGGTCGGTCCCTTGATGACCACGTGAGGTCCGACCACAGTCCCCTCGCCGATTTCCACATCGGGTCCAATGATCGACCAGGGGCCGACCTGAACTCCATCCGCCAGCTTGGCCGCCGGATCGATAATGGCGCGAGGGTCAATCAAACTCATAGTTTGCGTTCCGCACAGATGATCTCTGCCGAGCAGACT is part of the Pseudomonas lalkuanensis genome and harbors:
- the accA gene encoding acetyl-CoA carboxylase carboxyl transferase subunit alpha: MNPNFLDFEQPIADLQAKIEELRLVGNDNALNITDEISRLQEKSSALTESIFGNLTSWQIAQLARHPRRPYTLDYIEHIFTEFDELHGDRHFSDDAAIVGGIARLNDQPVMVIGHQKGRDVREKVRRNFGMPRPEGYRKACRLMEMAERFKMPILTFIDTPGAYPGIDAEERGQSEAIAWNLRVMARLKTPIIATVIGEGGSGGALAIGVCDRLNMLQYSTYSVISPEGCASILWKTAEKAPDAAEAMGITAERLKGLGIVDKVIAEPLGGAHRDPAAAAESIRKELSEQLKTLQKLNNEDLLARRYDRLMSYGVA
- the rnhB gene encoding ribonuclease HII, translated to MQLGLDFSLVEELVAGVDEVGRGPLCGPVVTAAVILDPSRPILGLNDSKKLSEARRDALFDEIREKALAWCIARAEVEEIDQLNILHATMLAMQRAVEGLSVTPKLALIDGNRCPRLKVPSAPVVKGDSQVPAIAAASILAKVSRDREMAELDAIYPGYGIAGHKGYPTAVHLEALRRLGPTPIHRRSFGPVRELVEGGR
- the tilS gene encoding tRNA lysidine(34) synthetase TilS, with the protein product MFLESRLLTALAPWRPAPAWHVAYSGGLDSTVLLHLLVRLARREALPPISAIHIHHGLQPAADAWPEHCRRVCDELGVPLKLLRVKVDSGPSLERAAREARYAAFSRQLGVGDVLLSAQHRDDQAETLLFRLLRGAGVRGLAGMPESRALGAGLLARPFLQFSRAELEAFARTEGLAWVEDPSNADTSLARNFLRHDVFPVLQARWPKAVECLARSAEHMAEAESLLGELARADLDRASGISEFPWLMLPSLEVQSLASLSPARQRNALRFWLAPLTSLPDSDHWAGWEDLRDAAVDARPVWRLARGELQRADGRLWWLSGDWLAAPVSNLTWPDPGRPLELPGNGRLEIHGTPPAGMLEVRYRQGGEMLTVAGRGRRDLKRLLNESRVPAFVRGRLPLLLADGDLQAIANLPGLDGPPAGNWRLRWTPPTNDQGLSW
- the lpxA gene encoding acyl-ACP--UDP-N-acetylglucosamine O-acyltransferase; protein product: MSLIDPRAIIDPAAKLADGVQVGPWSIIGPDVEIGEGTVVGPHVVIKGPTRIGKHNRIYQFSSVGEDTPDLKYKGEPTRLVIGDHNVIREGVTIHRGTVQDRSETTIGDHNLLMAYVHVGHDSVIANNCILVNNTALAGHVHVDDWAILSGYTLVHQFCRIGAHSFSGMGTAIGKDVPAYVTVFGNPAEARSMNFEGMRRRGFSAEAIAALRRAYKVVYRQGLTVEQALAELAESAAQFPEVAVFRDSIQSSTRGITR
- the lpxB gene encoding lipid-A-disaccharide synthase codes for the protein MNRPLRIALVAGEASGDILGSTLMQALKARHPDAQFIGVGGPRMQAEGLESYFPMERLAVMGLVEVLGRLPELLQRRKRLIRTLIDERPDVFIGIDAPDFNLGVELKLRRAGIKTVHYVSPSVWAWRQKRVLKIREGCDLMLTLFPFEARFYEEHGVPVRFVGHPLADAIPLEADRALARGQLDLPEDSPVVALLPGSRGGEVGKLGALFLDAAERLRSIRPGIRFVLPCASPERREQVEAMVAGRDLPLKLLDGRSHEALAACDAVLIASGTATLEALLYKRPMVVAYKVAPLTYRILKRLVKSPYVSLPNLLAQRLLVPELLQDAATPEALAQTVSPLLDDGEVQTHGFDVIHRSLRQDASRQAADAILQLIGVS
- the dnaE gene encoding DNA polymerase III subunit alpha, which produces MTASFVHLRLHSEYSLVDGLVRVKPLVKAVAGAGMPAVAITDQSNMCSLVKFYKTAMGGGIKPICGADIWLDSPVEDGPLSRMTLLVMNAKGYRNLTELVSRGWSEGQSNGLVIIQRDWVKEAAEGLIALSGAKEGEIGMALLSGDQVGAEALLAEWQAVFPDRFYLELQRTARVNDEEHVHAAVALADRCGAPLVATNDVRFIKPDDFEAHETRVCIGEGRVLDDPRRPRNFSDQQYLKSPAEMAELFADIPEALENTVEIAKRCNIEVQLGKHFLPDFPTPNGMSIDDYLRHASFEGLEERLAVLLPKDTTPDYEEKRQAYIDRLEFELGTIIQMGFPGYFLIVADFIQWAKNNGVPVGPGRGSGAGSLVAYVLKITDLDPLAYDLLFERFLNPERVSMPDFDVDFCMDGRDRVIDYVADKYGRNAVSQIITFGSMAAKAVVRDVARVQGKSYGLADRLSKMIPFEVGMTLEAAYNQEEVLRDFLKTDEEAQEIWDMALKLEGITRGTGKHAGGVVIAPTKLTDFSPIACDEEGAGLVTQFDKDDVEAAGLVKFDFLGLRTLTIIKWAMEMINREQEKQGLPLVDIDRIPLDDKKTYDMLQKAETTAVFQLESRGMKELIKKLKPDCLEDMIALVALFRPGPLQSGMVDDFINRKHGRAELSYPHPDYQYAGLEPVLKPTYGIILYQEQVMQIAQVMAGYTLGGADMLRRAMGKKKPEEMAKQRGGFIEGCSRNGIDPNLSGNIFDLVEKFAGYGFNKSHSAAYGWVSYQTAWLKAHFPAPFMAAVLTADMHNTDKVVTLIEECRHMKLRIVAPDVNNSEYRFTVDDDGQIVYGLGAIKGVGEGPVEAITECRAEGGPFKDLFDFCNRVDLKRINKRTLEALIRCGALDRLGPFFSNEPKAYQAGIDTNRAVLLAAMEEAIQAAEQTARSHDSGHMDLFGGLFAEPEADVYANHRRAKEMSLKERLKGEKDTLGLYLTGHPIDEYEGEVRRFARQRIVELKPARDTQIIAGLIVNLRVMKNKKGDKMGFITLDDRSGRIEASLFADAFNAASGLLQTDAMVVVEGEVSHDDFSGGLRLRAKRVLSLEEARTGLAESLRMKVDFSALQGDRLRWLAELCGRHRGSCPLTLDYSGNDAKALLQFGDDWRIAPADALIQALRDQFGRDNVFLHYR